The Salinispora tropica CNB-440 genome has a window encoding:
- the prcB gene encoding proteasome subunit beta → MEQEVNRGLPSTFLTFHSSSFVELLKEYDPTLLPAKRAAETFGEAPHGTTIVAATFAGGVLLAGDRRTTMGNLIAGRDVDKLTITDDYSAVGFAGTVGISIDMTRLFVVELEHYEKIEGVPLSLEGKSNRLAAIVKGNLPMANAGMVSIPLFIGYDLEASDPARAGRIVSFDAIGARYEEKSGYQSIGSGSPFAKSSLKKLHDPGSDDAATLSALIEALYDAADDDSATGGPDMVRRIFPTAIRITAEGAYRYTEEELAAVADAVVARRSADEPGVRSFTAS, encoded by the coding sequence TGCCGTCCACGTTCTTAACATTTCATTCTTCCTCGTTTGTCGAGTTGTTGAAGGAATACGATCCCACGCTGCTGCCGGCCAAGCGTGCCGCCGAGACGTTCGGCGAGGCTCCGCACGGCACCACCATAGTGGCCGCCACGTTCGCTGGTGGCGTCCTGCTCGCTGGCGACCGTCGTACGACCATGGGGAACCTGATCGCCGGCCGGGACGTGGACAAACTCACGATCACGGACGACTATTCGGCGGTCGGTTTCGCCGGCACGGTGGGCATCTCCATTGACATGACTCGGTTGTTTGTCGTCGAGCTGGAGCATTATGAGAAGATCGAGGGCGTCCCGCTCTCACTGGAGGGCAAGAGCAACCGGCTCGCTGCCATAGTCAAGGGAAACCTCCCCATGGCCAACGCGGGCATGGTTTCTATCCCGCTGTTCATCGGCTACGATCTCGAGGCATCCGATCCTGCGAGGGCCGGCCGGATCGTGTCGTTCGACGCAATCGGCGCCCGCTATGAGGAAAAGTCCGGCTACCAGTCGATCGGCTCGGGCTCCCCCTTCGCTAAATCGTCTCTGAAGAAGCTACACGACCCCGGTTCCGATGATGCGGCTACCCTGAGTGCCCTGATCGAGGCGCTGTACGATGCCGCCGATGATGACTCGGCCACCGGCGGCCCCGACATGGTCCGCCGCATTTTCCCCACGGCCATCCGCATCACGGCCGAGGGCGCCTACCGATACACAGAGGAGGAACTCGCGGCAGTCGCCGACGCCGTCGTCGCCCGGCGTAGTGCCGACGAGCCCGGCGTCCGAAGCTTTACCGCGTCCTGA